One genomic segment of Komagataella phaffii GS115 chromosome 4, complete sequence includes these proteins:
- a CDS encoding DNA replication licensing factor → MTSAILPSIQLSINYKEIKSKVKDFLLHFKENSRQNDGNNAVELQQPINIDDNKNAVGLKYMNLLQAIANRELGTLYIDLDDIQFFEQTQGFLNDTSSTGEEALCERIAKNTYHFIELFSQVIDEILPNPNVDINYKDDVLDVILHQRKLRNLRIQEEEQQENFTLYDSTLPHPESNRRSQNSNEEINAFPAKLIRRYCVYFRPLSNTKGKKTLAVREVKGDYLGTLITVRGIITRVSDVKPAVRVNAYTCDSCGYEVFQEVTTKTFTPLSQCTSPQCSNNQSKGQLFMSTRASKFSAFQDVKIQELSNQVPVGHIPRTLSIHVNGDLVRSMNPGDIVDVSGIFLPSPYTGFRALKAGLLTETYLEAQSIRQHKNKYGKNILTSEVETKIREIQQDGNVYSRLASSIAPEIFGLLDVKKTLLLLLVGGVTKELGDGMKIRGDINVCLMGDPGVAKSQLLKSITHIAPRGVYTTGKGSSGVGLTAAVMRDPITDEMILEGGALVLADNGICSIDEFDKMDENDRTAIHEVMEQQTISISKAGITTTLNARTSILAAANPLHGRYNTRISPHENINLPAALLSRFDVIFLLLDKPSRDADERLAEHVAYVHMHNKHPEMEFEPLDAITMRQYISMAKQCRPVISQQVSDYVVQSYIKMRKESKDTDGSKKQFSHATPRTLLAILRLSQALARIRFDSLVTLEDVDEALRLIQVSKQSLYDDDTEVEDFSPTTRIYHFIRGEFLSNGKEPLDILDLKTRLLNRSFTEVQINRCIDKYEDLNIWWQINGEKLTLTNRD, encoded by the coding sequence ATGACATCCGCTATTCTCCCTTCGATACAATTGAGCATCAACTACAAAGAGATAAAAAGTAAAGTTAAAGATTTCTTACTTcacttcaaagaaaattcaaGACAAAATGATGGTAACAACGCAGTAGAATTACAACAACCTATAAATATCGATGACAACAAGAATGCTGTGGGATTAAAGTATatgaatcttcttcagGCAATAGCCAATAGGGAACTGGGCACTCTGTATATAGATCTGGATGACATTCAATTCTTCGAACAGACTCAAGGTTTTTTGAATGACACATCATCTACGGGGGAAGAGGCATTGTGCGAGAGAATAGCAAAGAATACTTATCATTTTATTGAGCTCTTTAGCCAGGTAATAGATGAAATCCTGCCAAATCCTAATGTGGACATAAACTACAAGGATGACGTGCTGGATGTGATACtacatcaaagaaaattaaGAAACTTGAgaattcaagaagaagaacaacaaGAAAACTTTACTCTTTATGACAGCACTTTACCTCATCCAGAATCCAACAGGAGATCGCAAAATTCCAACGAGGAGATAAATGCATTTCCCGCTAAACTAATTAGAAGATATTGCGTTTACTTCAGGCCCCTGTCGAACACTAAGGGGAAGAAGACACTTGCCGTCAGAGAAGTTAAGGGCGATTATTTGGGAACTCTGATTACAGTGAGAGGAATAATCACCCGAGTTTCAGACGTTAAACCTGCTGTCCGTGTGAATGCATACACTTGTGACAGTTGTGGGTACGAGGTGTTTCAAGAAGTGACTACCAAAACATTTACGCCACTATCACAATGTACGTCTCCACAATGTAGTAACAACCAGAGCAAAGGCCAGTTATTCATGTCAACAAGAGCATCTAAATTTTCCGCATTTCAAGATGTAAAAATTCAGGAGTTATCCAACCAAGTTCCTGTGGGACATATTCCAAGAACATTGAGCATACATGTCAACGGAGATTTAGTTCGCTCAATGAATCCTGGTGATATAGTTGATGTCTCGGGGATATTTTTACCGTCTCCGTATACGGGGTTCAGAGCATTGAAGGCAGGTCTTCTTACAGAAACATATTTAGAGGCACAATCAATCCGACAGCACAAAAACAAGTATGGCAAGAATATCCTCACCTCAGAAGTAGAGACAAAGATTCGAGAGATACAGCAGGACGGAAACGTATACAGTAGGCTAGCTTCTTCTATTGCTCCTGAAATTTTCGGACTCTTGGACGTCAAGAAGACCCTTCTGCTCCTACTCGTCGGAGGCGTTACAAAGGAGCTGGGTGATGGTATGAAAATACGAGGGGATATTAATGTCTGTTTGATGGGTGATCCTGGAGTCGCCAAGTCACAGTTGCTGAAAAGCATAACACACATCGCTCCGCGAGGGGTATACACTACTGGTAAAGGTTCCTCTGGTGTGGGTTTAACTGCTGCAGTAATGAGAGATCCCATCACAGACGAAATGATTCTTGAAGGAGGAGCTTTAGTTCTTGCAGACAACGGAATATGCTCCattgatgagtttgataagatggatgaaaatgatagaACCGCCATTCATGAAGTGATGGAGCAGCAAACGATTTCAATTTCTAAAGCTGGTATCACTACTACTCTTAATGCAAGAACTTCTATACTGGCTGCTGCAAACCCGCTTCACGGTAGATATAATACTCGTATCTCTCCCCATGAGAATATCAACCTTCCTGCGGCACTCTTATCAAGATTTGATGTCATCTTCTTGCTACTAGATAAACCGTCTCGAGATGCGGATGAAAGACTTGCTGAGCATGTTGCATATGTTCACATGCATAATAAACATCCCGAAATGGAGTTTGAGCCTTTGGACGCCATTACCATGAGACAATATATCTCCATGGCTAAGCAATGCCGACCAGTTATTTCCCAGCAGGTTTCAGATTATGTTGTCCAGTCGTACATCAAGATGAGAAAGGAATCTAAAGATACTGATGGCTCAAAGAAACAGTTTTCGCATGCAACTCCAAGAACACTTCTTGCCATTCTGAGACTATCTCAGGCCCTTGCAAGAATTAGATTTGATTCTCTTGTCACTTTGGAGGACGTTGATGAGGCTCTTAGGTTAATTCAAGTGTCTAAGCAATCACTGTATGATGATGACACcgaagttgaagatttctCACCAACCACGAGAATCTACCACTTCATCAGAGGCGAGTTCCTATCTAATGGGAAAGAGCCTCTCGATATActagatttgaaaactcgGTTATTGAATCGCAGCTTTACGGAAGTACAAATCAATCGCTGTATCGACAAGTATGAAGATCTCAATATTTGGTGGCAAATCAATGGTGAAAAGCTGACACTGACGAATAGAGACTAA
- a CDS encoding transcription factor — translation MATKRDHLKSEFKGITTKGANGSHSNVRDLAAASVAHNECENGSSQSEAIAMLKNVGAAAGIARSVVAMKENSADPKSLPSFITSTSPTSKKKVLNTKRAEQNRKAQQAFRRKRGERFRELEKKAQLVDHYREIIQSLKNEIVTLREYTLTLQSRLIEHGDGLVETSNNLPAVLSRAYLGKLDNLGNLNVDKDDKLGA, via the coding sequence ATGGCTACAAAAAGAGACCATTTAAAGTCAGAATTCAAAGGCATTACTACAAAAGGGGCGAACGGGTCTCATTCAAATGTTAGAGATCTAGCCGCTGCCTCTGTTGCTCATAATGAGTGTGAGAACGGCTCTAGCCAGAGCGAAGCCATAGCGATGCTGAAAAATGTTGGAGCTGCTGCGGGAATTGCCCGTTCAGTTGTTGCCATGAAAGAGAACTCTGCCGATCCCAAATCGCTTCCATCTTTCATTACTTCCACATCTCCgacttcaaagaagaaagtaCTTAATACGAAGCGTGCTGAGCAAAACAGAAAAGCACAGCAGGCATTTCGCAGGAAGAGGGGGGAGCGATTTCGAGagttggagaaaaaagCACAACTTGTGGACCACTACCGAGAGATCATACAAAGTCTCAAGAATGAAATAGTGACTTTGAGAGAGTACACTTTAACTTTGCAAAGCAGGCTGATTGAGCATGGAGATGGCTTGGTCGAGACAAGCAACAACTTACCGGCAGTTTTATCTAGAGCGTACCTGGGAAAGCTAGATAATTTAGGCAATTTGAATGTCGACAAGGATGACAAGCTGGGTGCATAG
- a CDS encoding Translation initiation factor eIF1 has protein sequence MASIENLKSFDPFADTGDDDTQPTNYIHIRIQQRNGRKTLTTVQGLPEEYDLKKILKVLKKDFACNGNIVKDDELGQVIQLQGDQRVKVMEFLTSQLALQKKNIKIHGF, from the coding sequence ATGGCATCAATAGAGAACCTAAAGTCTTTTGATCCGTTCGCCGATACAGGCGATGATGATACACAGCCCACTAACTACATTCATATCCGTATCCAACAGAGAAATGGTAGAAAGACATTAACCACCGTTCAGGGCTTACCAGAAGAATATGACCTAAAGAAGATCCTCaaggttttgaagaaagattttgctTGTAATGGGAATATTGTAAAAGATGATGAACTTGGTCAGGTCATCCAGCTGCAAGGAGATCAGAGAGTGAAAGTCATGGAGTTTTTGACCTCTCAGCtagctcttcaaaagaagaacatcAAAATTCATGGATTCTGA
- a CDS encoding Mitochondrial dicarboxylate carrier, integral membrane protein — MTQINRESNDDSTMQYERIPPAKGVFPFWYGGAASMFACLFTHPLDLAKVRLQTASQPGQNLLTIAIRIISSEGILGAYSGLSASLLRQATYSTTRFGIYEALKDYLTKANNNQDLSTAILLPCSMLAGGIGGLVGNPSDVVNIRMQNDSSLPKPARRNYRNALHGLARMAKEEGLGSWFRGLLPNLTRGVLMTASQVVSYDVAKKFLVKKLSFDETTRATHFSASLMAGLVATTVCSPADVVKTRIMNSAEKHQSIITVLTTAMRKEGPGFLFRGWFPSFIRLGPHTILTFVALEQLRTWRIAM; from the coding sequence ATGACTCAGATAAATAGAGAGTCAAATGACGATAGCACAATGCAATATGAGAGGATCCCTCCCGCAAAAGGTGTATTCCCCTTTTGGTATGGAGGTGCCGCATCTATGTTTGCATGTTTATTCACTCATCCTTTAGATCTTGCCAAGGTTAGACTACAAACAGCTAGTCAACCTGGACAAAATCTACTAACAATCGCCATCCGTATCATAAGCTCAGAAGGCATACTTGGTGCCTATAGTGGACTCAGTGCCTCTCTTTTACGTCAAGCTACATACTCTACCACCCGCTTTGGTATATATGAAGCTCTTAAAGATTACTTAACAAAGGCCAATAATAATCAAGATTTGAGTACAGCCATTCTGTTACCTTGCTCAATGCTTGCTGGCGGTATAGGAGGTCTGGTGGGAAATCCATCTGATGTAGTTAACATACGAATGCAGAATGATTCGAGTCTGCCCAAACCCGCAAGACGAAACTATCGCAATGCGCTTCATGGTCTGGCGAGAATGGCTAAAGAAGAAGGGCTTGGCTCTTGGTTTCGAGGGTTGTTACCAAATCTTACTCGAGGTGTATTGATGACTGCTTCTCAAGTGGTTTCTTACGATGTAGCTAAGAAGTTTCTAGTAAAAAAGCTTtcctttgatgaaactaCGAGAGCTACGCATTTTTCGGCATCCTTAATGGCGGGATTAGTTGCCACGACGGTGTGTTCTCCTGCTGATGTAGTGAAGACACGGATTATGAATTCGGCAGAAAAACATCAATCAATTATAACCGTGTTAACCACTGCCATGAGAAAAGAGGGCCCAGGCTTTCTTTTTCGCGGATGGTTTCCATCCTTTATTCGCCTGGGTCCTCATACAATTTTGACTTTTGTAGCTTTGGAACAATTGAGAACATGGCGGATTGCCATGTAG
- a CDS encoding pH-response regulator protein, whose amino-acid sequence MPFYLPEDDAVAKLEVFGNGTALNQSCNIFAIPNGYLQISPSKEQLGLTQPCFYLNNCADYLTSEVAYYPVYQFLSANNFLSIAKDGIGVGNVALSYVISSVTVAAWMLVLVLILSRNHKPFTCKFCALVYGITMTVVLARSTAVFRKQHGLGIQDTRKFYKTVLGGLSYNITMILSEFFTWIAWVDILRRIYPTHFRRPVYYSGTVIVGIWLLISSLDRFYYSSRHETRNQSFISIVSAVLSGVIYSIFSIMMLVYLFHFKGHIIARNKSKLAAQLCLNVADIGITVTFFIMYRTSTNLDAWSSFVYTFTQVLSVALIWELCYDIERLERTDEHMAVIGRQVDDSLPEGDITATQDLPKAHKFRPWVSFLDRFFPLKEHHRIMIEYEQQVQHSGTATYPPSSSSQFELQDLGHCLDDNSQVQSQVASDQVIAEFPEAASYSHSQGGSYTQFSNDESFSRQSGWSGVRPALSSLRDHIFNNYKK is encoded by the coding sequence ATGCCTTTCTATCTTCCTGAAGATGATGCCGTGGCTAAACTTGAAGTATTTGGAAACGGTACTGCTTTAAACCAAAGTTGTAATATTTTTGCTATTCCAAATGGCTACTTACAGATTTCTCCTTCTAAGGAGCAATTAGGTCTCACTCAGCCTTGCTTTTACCTCAACAACTGCGCAGATTATCTAACATCCGAAGTGGCTTACTATCCAGTTTACCAATTTCTCTCTGCCAATAATTTTCTATCCATCGCAAAAGACGGTATTGGAGTTGGCAATGTTGCTTTGAGCTACGTCATTAGTAGTGTGACAGTGGCCGCTTGGATGCTTGTACTCGTTCTTATTTTGAGTCGTAACCATAAACCATTTACCTGCAAGTTTTGTGCCCTCGTTTATGGTATCACGATGACGGTTGTTTTGGCCCGAAGTACCGCAGTTTTTCGAAAACAACATGGCCTTGGTATCCAAGATACACGCAAGTTTTACAAGACGGTACTGGGAGGATTGAGTTATAATATCACTATGATCTTAAGTGAATTTTTTACATGGATTGCCTGGGTAGATATACTGCGAAGGATTTATCCCACTCATTTTCGCCGCCCCGTTTACTATAGTGGGACTGTTATTGTCGGTATATGGCTTTTAATCTCCAGTCTAGATCGTTTCTATTACAGCTCGAGACATGAAACAAGGAATCAATCCTTTATTTCCATTGTCTCGGCTGTCTTGAGTGGAGTTATTTATTCCATattttcaataatgatGCTAGTCTATCTATTTCATTTCAAGGGTCATATAATTGCCCGAAACAAGTCCAAGTTGGCAGCTCAATTATGTTTGAACGTGGCTGATATTGGCATTACCGTGACGTTCTTTATTATGTATCGAACCTCGACAAATCTTGACGCCTGGTCGTCATTTGTCTATACATTTACCCAAGTGCTCTCAGTAGCTCTGATATGGGAGTTATGCTATGATATTGAACGTCTTGAACGTACAGATGAGCACATGGCTGTGATTGGGCGTCAGGTAGATGATTCCCTTCCAGAAGGTGACATTACTGCAACTCAAGATCTACCTAAGGCTCACAAATTCCGGCCCTGGGTTTCATTCTTGGATCGATTCTTTCCTCTCAAAGAGCACCACCGCATAATGATAGAGTACGAACAGCAAGTGCAACACTCAGGTACAGCTACTTACCCCCCTAGTTCCTCATCTCAATTTGAACTACAAGACCTCGGCCACTGTTTAGACGACAATAGTCAAGTCCAGAGCCAAGTGGCCAGTGATCAGGTGATAGCGGAATTTCCCGAGGCTGCATCGTACTCTCATTCACAAGGTGGGTCTTATACTCAATTCAGCAACgatgaatctttttcaagacaATCGGGCTGGAGCGGAGTACGACCTGCCTTATCTAGTCTAAGGGACCATATTTTTAACAATTACAAGAAGTGA
- a CDS encoding Silenced copy of ALPHA2 at HML has protein sequence MRILQGISHNALHSNWTSICNQIGSSQRKLSSLLEQGIDQNDQTLREILVQINRMCRAIALMLENKRMLKNDVEIILQQILDSNSTERKRRLPREKVRILENWFADHFQHPYATQQDFDELVHLTSLSKTQIRNWISNKRRKERSSTVSTELLQALNKSPS, from the coding sequence ATGAGAATCTTGCAAGGGATATCTCATAATGCGTTACATTCCAATTGGACATCTATCTGTAATCAAATAGGCTCCTCCCAAAGAAAACTCTCTTCATTATTGGAGCAAggaattgatcaaaatgATCAAACTTTACGTGAAATTCTTGTCCAAATTAATAGGATGTGCAGAGCGATCGCTTTAATGTTGGAAAATAAGAGAATGCTCAAGAACGACGTGGAAATTATCCTGCAACAAATATTAGATAGTAATAGTActgagagaaaaagaaggttGCCAAGGGAAAAGGTTAGAATACTTGAAAATTGGTTTGCGGATCACTTCCAACATCCATACGCGACGcagcaagattttgatgagCTAGTGCACCTGACATCTCTTAGCAAAACTCAAATCAGAAATTGGATCTCAAACAAAAGACGAAAGGAAAGATCTTCAACTGTTTCTACAGAGCTACTTCAAGCATTAAACAAATCACCCTCGTAA
- a CDS encoding RNA polymerase II-associated protein: MNLINEVIERNLNFESTTEELRNAENVPVVSLDGFPVATKRRPSKWSNRLHSKKPQTFPTDELKSLYKKTDYVSKPDRILHLGADTPGLQSPSQGTAGQSKDLSKYISRESLPFSQRTSSENEKNSDYINPQTKSLQFVDESCCTENIEGYGTWIGGTVIEPPSVSSSKTEGIKSASSTEAYSNGEDASTKKCKLSCKTEFQQSLQWDDVEYFNELYPKCSESTIETEIPNNTTINTKEKEYIELDLNDPEFNEKLHQKYFPDLPAHPEQLAWMSPVTNETEEGDDVVYDDVKDIRFDFKGEMIPTSKVLSIPTAEGLHHHSRNPGMAGYTLHELASYACSTFPSQKCIAIQTLGRILYKLGKHSYPISVDEIEARDSGRYLLASFEDTIWKLIEEFHIIEILIKSSNERETSNLSIRSYAVEALWLWRAGEGDKRSLTSQHGSNN, encoded by the coding sequence atgaacttgattAACGAAGtgattgaaagaaatttgaattttgaaTCAACTACGGAGGAACTTCGTAATGCTGAGAATGTACCAGTGGTTTCGCTTGATGGGTTTCCTGTTGCTACTAAAAGAAGGCCTTCAAAATGGAGCAATAGGCtccattcaaagaaaccacAAACATTTCCCACTGACGAGTTGAAATCGTTGTATAAAAAGACAGACTATGTCTCAAAGCCAGATAGAATACTCCACCTTGGTGCCGATACTCCTGGGTTGCAAAGTCCGTCTCAAGGAACTGCGGGGCAGTCCAAGGATCTAAGTAAGTATATCAGTCGAGAGTCGTTACCATTCTCACAACGCACGTCTTCagaaaatgagaaaaaCAGTGACTATATCAATCCACAAACAAAATCGCTTCAATTCGTTGATGAATCTTGTTGTACTGAAAATATTGAGGGCTACGGAACTTGGATAGGTGGAACAGTAATTGAACCACCTAGCGTATCGTCCAGCAAAACTGAAGGTATCAAGTCGGCTAGTAGCACAGAAGCATACAGTAATGGGGAGGATGCGTCCACTAAAAAGTGCAAATTGAGCTGTAAAACTGAGTTTCAACAATCACTTCAGTGGGATGATGTAGAGTATTTCAATGAGCTGTATCCCAAATGCAGCGAATCAACTATTGAAACGGAAATACCCAATAATACAACCATTaacaccaaagaaaaagaatatATTGAACTTGACCTAAACGATCCAGAATTCAACGAGAAGCTACATCAGAAGTATTTTCCAGATCTTCCAGCTCATCCAGAACAGTTGGCATGGATGAGCCCTGTTACcaatgaaacagaagaagGGGATGATGTAGTCTATGATGATGTTAAAGACATCAGATTTGATTTTAAAGGTGAGATGATCCCTACGAGTAAAGTTTTGTCTATTCCAACAGCAGAAGGCTTGCATCATCATTCTCGTAATCCGGGAATGGCAGGCTACACATTGCACGAGCTTGCAAGTTATGCTTGCTCAACGTTTCCTAGTCAAAAATGCATCGCTATTCAAACTTTGGGAAGGATTTTGTACAAGTTAGGAAAGCATAGTTATCCTATTTCCGTAGATGAAATCGAGGCCCGCGATAGTGGCCGGTATTTGCTTGCTTCCTTTGAAGACACGATCTGGAAACTGATAGAGGAATTTCATATAATTGAAATTCTGATAAAGTCATCCAATGAGAGGGAAACTTCTAATCTGAGCATAAGGAGCTATGCAGTCGAGGCTCTCTGGTTATGGAGAGCTGGAGAAGGTGACAAGCGCTCTCTTACTTCCCAACATGGTAGTAACAATTAG
- a CDS encoding Transmembrane actin-binding protein involved in membrane cytoskeleton assembly and cell polarization, with amino-acid sequence MSRQEADLKVSIKKACSTEEAAPKRKHVRACIVFTWDHRSSKAFYNGLRLLPIQNDEIPLFKSLITIHKVLQEGHPSAIKEGIKNRDWIQSLGHVFPGDGMKRYGRLIREYDRYLIRKIDFHNSHKGFNGTFEYEEYVSLKTVSDPNEGYEAIMDLMVLQDSINDLQRLLFASIDSSSHSELKISALVPLIAESYGIFKFITSMLRGMCHSLGHDDEALQPLIERFISQYSDLYDFYAECSYVKYLTSLVNIPKLPFEAPDLFNWDETDELKPRILAEEPSLQVSSKAPSEEFGTPTEVIHSQPTAGTDLWAQSNALKQQYEQEQQLLEQERQQQLLEQQHQQQQQLEYWEKQKELQEQQQLYAQQQLESDQLQRQVQGRVGELERDLLILRGQFDRDQLMLRQYDERVKALETELSSTTQNAQQQLGAKEELLGNIQEQAAQWKSKYDSLAKLYSQLREEHLNLLSKFKTAQLKASSAREAIDKREKIERDLKAKNIELADLIRERDRARLDLERSKSDKNSETERLEARLREQETKLADIEKLHSSELKSFLSQHNKEIEELQNQLQASSLSESANERLKALEAQLQEKDDELAIAHQTMEATIKELTGQQSIQNSAIDEQIDAILLEHIDKLTEVIDAILTSGVQRIQDGLFELDSPMQAGNQNSSPEYLSSIIEKSSNLATEFTSSFNGFIADGPNGDHVSVIQTITEFTTSIVDLLLNCKGVVRLASSDQEAEALLNSARDVAEESESFIVSLYSSSLKGLSDQEKTDKAIEGNVDIQQELQTLSSLVEKLISSQVNINVNDNVGELVDREMAHAAETIAKASDHLTDLLTNAKQDISTIDMKINNSILSAAIAVTKAIILLIKTATDCQNEIVNHGRGSSSRTSFYKKHNKWTEGLISASKSVAYSTNSLIQIADGVLSSTSSPEQLIVACNDVAASTAQLVAASRVKASFMSKTQDKLELASKSVTSACRSLVRQVQEILSQKDKEELEIDYSKLSAHENKTVQMEQQVEILKLETALQNARRRLGEIRRFGYHADE; translated from the coding sequence ATGAGCCGACAAGAGGCAGATCTCAAAGTTAGCATCAAGAAGGCCTGTTCCACCGAAGAAGCTgctccaaaaagaaaacatgTTAGGGCGTGTATTGTGTTTACCTGGGACCATCGCTCTAGTAAAGCGTTTTACAACGGATTGCGGTTACTTCCTATTCAGAATGACGAGATACCgcttttcaaatcattgatcACGATTCATAAAGTACTTCAGGAGGGACACCCTTCTGCGATCAAAGAGGGAATTAAGAATAGAGACTGGATTCAAAGTCTTGGGCATGTGTTTCCCGGTGACGGAATGAAGAGGTATGGCCGATTGATTCGTGAGTACGATAGATATCTCATTCGAAAGATTGATTTCCACAATAGTCACAAAGGATTCAACGGTACGTTTGAGTACGAGGAGTATGTATCACTGAAGACTGTAAGTGATCCTAATGAAGGTTATGAAGCTATTATGGATTTAATGGTACTGCAAGATTCGATAAACGACCTTCAGCGACTTCTGTTTGCTTCCATCGACAGCTCTAGTCATTCTGAATTAAAAATCAGTGCTTTAGTGCCCCTTATTGCTGAAAGCTACGGAATATTTAAGTTTATTACCTCAATGTTAAGGGGAATGTGTCACTCTTTAGGTCACGACGATGAAGCATTGCAACCTCTGATTGAACGTTTCATAAGCCAGTATTCTGACTTGTACGACTTTTATGCCGAATGTTCGTACGTTAAGTATCTCACCAGTTTGGTGAACATCCCCAAACTGCCGTTTGAAGCTCCCGATCTATTCAATTGGGACGAAACTGACGAGCTGAAACCTCGAATCCTAGCGGAAGAACCATCTCTTCAGGTTTCTAGTAAGGCACCATCTGAAGAATTTGGTACGCCAACCGAGGTGATTCATTCACAGCCGACTGCAGGCACGGATCTTTGGGCTCAGTCAAATGCCCTAAAACAGCAATACGAACAAGAACAGCAACTCTTGGAGCAGGAACGTCAGCAACAGCTCCTCGAGCAACAgcatcaacagcaacagcagctAGAATATTGGGAGAAACAAAAGGAGCTTCAAGAGCAACAACAGTTGTATGCACAACAGCAGCTGGAAAGTGACCAACTTCAGAGACAAGTTCAAGGACGTGTTGGTGAGCTAGAACGTGATTTACTGATTTTAAGAGGACAGTTTGACAGAGATCAATTAATGCTGCGGCAGTATGATGAGAGGGTAAAGGCCCTTGAGACAGAGCTTTCTAGCACTACGCAGAATGcacaacaacaactggGGGCGAAGGAGGAGCTATTAGGCAACATACAGGAGCAGGCTGCCCAATGGAAATCCAAATATGATTCTTTAGCAAAGCTTTACTCCCAATTGAGAGAAGAACACCTgaatcttctttcaaaattcaaaacgGCACAGTTAAAAGCTTCGTCTGCCCGAGAAGCAATCGataagagagaaaaaattgagAGAGATCTCAAGGCTAAGAACATAGAGTTGGCAGATTTAATCCGTGAAAGAGATCGTGCCAGGCTAGATCTTGAACGATCAAAGAGTGACAAGAATAGTGAAACTGAAAGGCTAGAGGCTCGGCTTCGGGAACAGGAAACTAAGCTGGCCGACATCGAGAAATTACACTCTTCGGAGctcaaatctttcttgagtCAGCATAACAAGGAAATAGAGGAACTGCAAAATCAACTGcaagcttcttctttgtcaGAATCTGCAAATGAACGTCTCAAAGCACTGGAAGCGCAGTTACAAGAAAAGGATGACGAGTTAGCAATTGCACACCAAACAATGGAGGCAACAATTAAAGAGTTGACAGGGCAACAAAGCATTCAAAATTCTGCTATAGACGAACAAATTGACGCTATTCTACTGGAGCATATTGATAAACTAACGGAAGTTATCGATGCGATCCTAACAAGTGGAGTGCAAAGAATTCAAGATGGTCTTTTCGAGCTGGATTCTCCAATGCAAGCAGGAAATCAGAATTCATCCCCGGAGTACTTGTCTTCTATTATCGAgaaatcatcaaatttggCCACTGAATTCACTTCAAGTTTTAATGGTTTCATCGCAGATGGCCCTAACGGGGATCATGTATCGGTTATTCAGACAATAACCGAGTTTACAACATCCATTGTCGATCTATTACTTAACTGTAAGGGAGTCGTAAGATTGGCTTCGAGTGACCAGGAAGCGGAAGCACTTCTTAATTCGGCCCGTGATGTAGCCGAAGAGTCTGAGTCTTTTATCGTTTCATTgtattcttcatcattaaAGGGGCTCAGCGACCAAGAAAAGACAGATAAGGCTATTGAGGGAAATGTGGACATCCAGCAGGAATTGCAGACCCTTTCTTCCTTAGTAGAGAAATTAATATCGTCTCAAGTTAACATCAATGTCAACGACAATGTCGGAGAACTAGTTGACAGAGAGATGGCACATGCTGCAGAAACAATTGCTAAAGCCTCTGATCATTTAACGGATTTATTAACGAATGCGAAACAAGATATTTCAACCATCGATATGAAGATTAACAATTCTATTCTATCAGCTGCTATTGCAGTGACTAAAGCTATCATTCTTTTAATTAAGACTGCTACTGATTGCCAGAATGAAATTGTCAATCATGGCCGCGGTTCAAGCAGCCGCACGTCTTTTTACAAGAAACACAACAAGTGGACTGAAGGGCTTATCTCTGCCTCCAAATCGGTAGCATACTCAACCAACTCTTTGATCCAAATTGCTGATGGTGttttatcttcaacaagttcACCAGAGCAGCTGATCGTTGCCTGTAATGACGTGGCTGCATCTACAGCTCAATTGGTTGCGGCATCTAGAGTCAAAGCTAGTTTCATGAGTAAGACACAAGACAAATTAGAACTTGCTAGCAAATCGGTGACCTCTGCTTGCAGGTCTTTGGTTCGTCAAGTCCAGGAAATACTCTCACAAAAAGATAAAGAGGAACTAGAAATTGACTACAGTAAGTTATCAGCGCACGAAAACAAGACGGTGCAGATGGAGCAACAGGTTGAAATTTTAAAGTTGGAAACTGCTCTACAGAATGCGCGAAGACGTCTTGGGGAAATTCGACGCTTTGGATACCATGCGGATGAATAA